The proteins below come from a single Ailuropoda melanoleuca isolate Jingjing chromosome 1, ASM200744v2, whole genome shotgun sequence genomic window:
- the CHPF2 gene encoding chondroitin sulfate glucuronyltransferase, with protein sequence MHMAGPTTMRLSSLLALLRPALPLILGLSLGCSLSLLRVSWIQGEGEDPCVEAVGEPGEPHNPDSRPGLDQSDEDFKPRIVPYYRDPNKPYKKVLRTRYIQTELGSRERLLVAVLTSRATLSTLAVAVNRTVAHHFPRLLYFTGQRGARTPAGMQVVSHGDERPAWLMSETLRHLHTHFGADYDWFFIMQDDTYVQAPRLAALAGHLSINQDLYLGRAEEFIGAGEQARYCHGGFGYLLSRSLLLRLRPHLDGCRGDILSARPDEWLGRCLIDSLGIGCVSQHQGQQYRSFELAKNRDPEKEGSSAFLSAFAVHPVSEGTLMYRLHKRFSALELERAYSEIEQLQAQIQNLTVLTPEGEAGLSWPIGLPAPFTPHSRFEVLGWDYFTEQHTFSCADGSPKCPLQGASRADVGDAVETALEQLNRRYQPRLRFQKQRLLNGYRRFDPARGMEYTLDLLLEAVTQRGHRRALARRVSLLRPLSRVEILPMPYVTEATRVQLVLPLLVAEAAAALAFLEAFTAGVLEPREHALLTLLLVYGPREGGRGAPDPFLGVKAAAAELERRYPGTRLAWLAVRAEAPSQVRLMDVVSKKHPVDTLFFLTTVWTRPGPEVLNRCRMNAISGWQAFFPVHFQEFNPALAPQRSPPGPPGAGPDPPSPPGADPARGAPVGGRFDRQASAEGCFYNADYLAARARLAGELAGQEEEEALEGLEVMDVFLRFSGLHLFRAVEPGLVQKFSLRDCSPRLSEELYHRCRLSNLEGLGGRAQLAVALFEQEQANST encoded by the exons ATGCACATGGCAGGGCCTACCACCATGCGACTGAGCTCCCTGTTGGCTCTGCTGCGACCAGCACTGCCCCTCATCCTAGGGCTGTCTCTGGGGTGCAGCCTGAGCCTCCTGCGGGTCTCCTGGATCCAGGGTGAGGGAGAAGATCCTTGTGTAGAAGCTGTGGGGGAACCAGGAGAGCCACATAATCCAGACTCAAGACCGGGACTCGACCAAAGTGATGAAGACTTCAAACCCCGGATTGTCCCTTACTACAGGGATCCCAACAAGCCCTATAAGAAGGTGCTCAG GACTCGGTACATCCAGACGGAGCTGGGCTCTCGGGAGCGGTTGCTGGTGGCTGTCCTGACCTCCAGGGCTACCCTGTCCACTCTGGCTGTGGCTGTCAACCGCACAGTGGCCCACCATTTCCCTCGATTACTGTACTTCACGGGGCAGCGAGGGGCGCGGACTCCTGCAGGGATGCAGGTGGTATCTCACGGGGACGAACGGCCAGCCTGGCTCATGTCCGAGACCCTGCGCCATCTCCACACACACTTTGGGGCCGACTACGACTGGTTCTTCATCATGCAGGATGACACGTATGTACAGGCCCCCCGCCTGGCAGCCCTTGCTGGCCACCTCAGCATCAACCAAGACCTGTACCTGGGCCGAGCCGAGGAGTTTATTGGCGCAGGCGAGCAGGCCCGGTACTGCCATGGGGGCTTTGGCTACCTGTTGTCACGGAGTCTCCTGCTTCGATTGCGGCCACATCTGGACGGCTGCCGAGGAGACATTCTCAGTGCCCGTCCTGATGAGTGGCTTGGCCGCTGCCTCATCGACTCTCTGGGCATCGGCTGTGTCTCACAGCACCAG GGGCAGCAGTATCGTTCATTTGAACTGGCCAAAAATAGGGACCCTGAGAAGGAGGGGAGCTCGGCTTTCCTGAGTGCCTTCGCAGTGCACCCCGTCTCCGAGGGAACCCTCATGTACAGGCTCCATAAACGCTTCAGTGCTCTGGAGCTGGAGCGGGCATACAGCGAGATAGAGCAACTGCAG GCTCAGATCCAGAACCTGACCGTGCTGACCCCCGAGGGCGAGGCAGGGCTGAGCTGGCCCATTGGGCTCCCGGCCCCTTTCACACCGCACTCTCGATTTGAGGTGCTGGGCTGGGACTACTTCACAGAGCAGCATACGTTCTCCTGCGCAGACGGGTCCCCCAAGTGCCCGCTGCAGGGGGCCAGCAGGGCCGATGTGGGGGACGCCGTGGAGACTGCTCTGGAGCAGCTCAATCGGCGCTACCAGCCCCGCCTGCGCTTTCAGAAGCAGCGGCTGCTCAACGGCTACCGGCGCTTCGACCCGGCGCGGGGCATGGAGTACACCCTGGACCTCCTGCTGGAAGCTGTGACGCAGCGCGGCCACCGGCGGGCCCTGGCCCGCAGGGTCAGTCTGCTGCGGCCGCTGAGCCGGGTGGAAATCCTGCCCATGCCCTACGTCACGGAGGCCACTCGCGTGCAGCTTGTGCTGCCGCTCCTCGTGGCCGAAGCCGCCGCAGCCCTGGCTTTCCTCGAGGCCTTCACGGCCGGTGTCCTGGAGCCACGCGAGCACGCGCTGCTCACGCTCTTGCTGGTCTATGGGCCTCGGGAAGGTGGCCGAGGGGCCCCAGACCCATTCCTTGGGGTGAAGGCGGCGGCTGCTGAGTTAGAGCGACGGTACCCTGGGACCAGGCTGGCCTGGCTCGCTGTGCGCGCCGAGGCCCCTTCCCAGGTGCGGCTCATGGACGTGGTCTCTAAGAAGCACCCCGTGGACACGCTGTTCTTCCTCACCACCGTGTGGACCAGGCCTGGGCCCGAAGTCCTCAACCGCTGCCGAATGAATGCCATCTCCGGCTGGCAGGCCTTCTTCCCGGTGCACTTCCAGGAGTTCAACCCTGCCCTGGCACCACAGAGATCTCCCCCGGGGCCCCCGGGAGCTGGCCCCGACCCCCCGTCCCCCCCTGGTGCCGACCCCGCCCGGGGGGCTCCCGTAGGAGGCAGGTTTGACCGACAGGCTTCCGCGGAGGGCTGCTTCTACAACGCCGACTACCTGGCGGCCCGAGCCCGGCTGGCTGGCGAgctggcaggccaggaagaggagga